In Candidatus Hydrogenedentota bacterium, the following are encoded in one genomic region:
- a CDS encoding DUF2232 domain-containing protein, producing MPAGGIAAAFRNVPALTAAAIFCGVLSWTGANPVAPLPFVFLVAAYWATGRTVLAGAAIAGAVLIGGFVTLRAQAGLFYGLFVLAGVVLGAGIRRQHTFGAVVSRVTAWTCAVFAGFVAFHMTWSVWEQQAAASYDAVLAQTRDAGGDAAGQEAALDLLRWMLVEHWADVSAGLMFGSFLVCAALATGATAFWVRLRHGLPGPRTGFETMRPPEWLVWPAILCAVAWFVEQRAPNGVTRAIAWNAAIGLAAIYWLNGLSLVVYAVRHLRPHAFVVIALVVFMIYAGGWMLSFAGLFDTWWEFRVKVDRLVAAREKLREGRGGDE from the coding sequence GTGCCGGCCGGGGGCATCGCGGCGGCGTTCCGGAACGTCCCGGCGTTGACGGCGGCGGCCATTTTCTGTGGTGTGCTTTCGTGGACGGGGGCGAATCCGGTCGCGCCGCTGCCGTTCGTTTTTCTCGTTGCGGCATATTGGGCAACGGGGCGGACCGTGCTGGCTGGCGCCGCGATTGCTGGCGCCGTACTGATCGGCGGGTTTGTAACGCTGCGGGCACAGGCCGGGCTGTTTTACGGCTTGTTTGTGCTGGCGGGCGTCGTGCTTGGCGCGGGAATCCGGCGTCAACATACGTTCGGCGCGGTAGTCTCCCGGGTGACGGCGTGGACCTGCGCGGTATTCGCCGGGTTTGTGGCGTTCCACATGACGTGGAGCGTATGGGAACAACAGGCCGCCGCATCGTATGATGCGGTGCTTGCGCAGACGCGGGATGCCGGGGGCGATGCGGCCGGGCAGGAAGCCGCCCTTGATCTCCTGCGCTGGATGTTGGTCGAACACTGGGCCGATGTCAGTGCGGGCCTGATGTTTGGGTCTTTTCTGGTGTGTGCCGCCCTGGCTACCGGCGCAACCGCGTTTTGGGTCCGGCTGCGGCACGGTTTGCCGGGTCCCCGCACGGGGTTCGAAACGATGCGGCCGCCGGAGTGGCTGGTCTGGCCCGCCATTTTGTGCGCCGTAGCCTGGTTTGTGGAGCAGCGCGCGCCGAACGGCGTGACCCGGGCCATTGCGTGGAATGCCGCGATTGGCCTGGCTGCGATATACTGGCTCAATGGATTGAGCCTCGTCGTGTACGCGGTGCGGCATCTGCGGCCCCATGCGTTTGTCGTCATAGCATTGGTCGTGTTTATGATATACGCGGGGGGCTGGATGTTGAGTTTTGCCGGGCTCTTCGACACGTGGTGGGAGTTTCGCGTAAAGGTGGATCGTCTCGTGGCGGCGCGCGAGAAGCTGCGCGAGGGCCGCGGCGGCGACGAATAA
- a CDS encoding dihydrodipicolinate synthase family protein, with amino-acid sequence MLTRKTFEGPWAGLPVAWDVSGELDEASYRGAVARCCEMGVPGVYTGGTSGEFYALEFDDFRRVARATVEECHSHRRLAMIGCTATSTRGATKRAAHAAELGADAVQVALPFWLEVPDSEVVPFMKAVSDAAQGLPLSIYDTVHAKKNLSVDLHRAIQEAVPNYVMVKATAGTAGCTPEGCAAMNAFVNVFVQETKWGTLGPYGARGCCSAMVYWNPRVTLGLWNLLREKRWDDLNAALEPVQALHRFLADHFGPLGFTDTAYDHMCGVATGFLPIPLRSQGPYRAAVEQDAETLRAWCREHFPELLEL; translated from the coding sequence ATGTTGACACGAAAGACCTTCGAAGGCCCCTGGGCGGGGCTCCCAGTGGCGTGGGATGTTTCCGGCGAGCTCGACGAGGCGTCCTACCGCGGCGCGGTGGCGCGTTGCTGCGAAATGGGGGTCCCGGGCGTGTATACAGGCGGCACCTCGGGTGAGTTTTACGCCCTCGAGTTTGACGATTTCCGGCGCGTGGCTCGCGCGACGGTCGAGGAATGCCATTCCCATCGGAGACTCGCCATGATCGGGTGCACGGCCACGTCGACCCGCGGCGCAACGAAACGCGCGGCCCATGCGGCAGAGCTCGGCGCGGACGCGGTCCAAGTCGCGCTCCCGTTCTGGCTGGAAGTGCCTGATTCGGAGGTGGTCCCGTTCATGAAAGCCGTGTCCGACGCGGCGCAGGGGCTGCCTTTGTCAATCTACGATACCGTACACGCAAAGAAAAACCTGTCGGTGGACCTGCATCGCGCCATCCAAGAGGCCGTGCCAAATTACGTGATGGTCAAAGCCACTGCGGGCACGGCCGGCTGCACGCCCGAGGGGTGCGCGGCGATGAACGCATTCGTGAACGTATTCGTGCAGGAAACCAAATGGGGCACGCTGGGTCCGTACGGCGCGCGGGGTTGCTGCAGCGCCATGGTCTACTGGAATCCGCGTGTCACCCTCGGCCTGTGGAATCTTCTCCGCGAAAAGCGCTGGGACGACCTCAACGCGGCGCTCGAACCAGTGCAGGCGTTGCACCGCTTTCTCGCGGATCACTTTGGGCCGTTGGGGTTTACGGATACGGCCTACGACCACATGTGCGGTGTCGCGACGGGTTTTCTTCCTATTCCGTTGAGAAGCCAGGGGCCCTACCGCGCCGCGGTGGAACAGGATGCAGAAACGTTGCGCGCCTGGTGCCGCGAACATTTTCCCGAGCTGCTCGAACTCTGA
- a CDS encoding heparinase II/III family protein has protein sequence MRLVMAVVLVAGLSAPGLAAESESASARDNGAIASWGALLDSLGDDPAMAEARAAFVRQARETAAKPIVQRVYALEDVGVKGRTWLDGRSNALEDEIRETFALAMSDHGASGACASELPQLAAAYRLTGEAVFRDRVLAQLEEMATWVPLQRPGWTLYTPGHRLPADGKDGNWLATGQGVRAIVLTLELMPEHAVPGALRARLYALLEAEIAGVTDDWQTKRPWFVRGDNPITNQWVLPTEGLVSACLAVGKDRFPDAYELGVGNLLKALDAHGANGEFEEGVGYASFTVTSMLHAAHAMAVHGDRRALEHPFLSRFPTWLIHHLQPGDMLINCFDAGPAYGAADRIRPLLSLLAVCTGSAEARWALTYQVGGPSDDLPGLAARALPSAETVQPPLFAYYERATRVNWRSSWNDGATGVWVRGGHPTDQHDHQDRGHVNFIAHGKPVLIEAGTPAYHHPLMMTHYTTGAGHNVLQLGAVFPESNAEAGQLVQLPGWQKNGGVAPITVQRLDDSGGDVTVDGTACYEGLEIWRRHVAWDAERLVVNDEVALAGETRDIILFRWHLGTKDRAVIDGEGTSFSVSWPGAALSFEGSAPLVLELLPMPDNTLEGHTGEAEPGNYHTCIVVKTAQPCTAFSLDTEAIAQPSG, from the coding sequence ATGCGATTAGTGATGGCCGTAGTTCTGGTTGCTGGTCTTTCCGCGCCGGGATTGGCCGCGGAAAGCGAATCCGCTTCCGCGCGAGACAACGGAGCAATCGCATCCTGGGGCGCCCTGCTCGACTCCTTGGGCGATGATCCCGCCATGGCGGAGGCGCGGGCCGCGTTTGTGAGGCAAGCGCGCGAGACCGCCGCGAAACCCATCGTCCAGCGCGTGTACGCCCTGGAAGACGTCGGCGTCAAGGGCCGCACGTGGCTGGACGGACGCAGCAACGCTCTCGAAGACGAGATCCGCGAGACATTCGCCCTCGCCATGTCGGACCACGGCGCGTCAGGCGCCTGCGCTTCGGAGTTGCCCCAACTCGCCGCCGCGTACCGCCTGACCGGCGAGGCGGTCTTCCGCGACCGCGTCCTGGCCCAACTTGAGGAGATGGCCACGTGGGTGCCCCTGCAACGGCCGGGCTGGACTCTCTACACGCCGGGGCACCGTCTGCCCGCGGACGGTAAAGACGGGAACTGGCTTGCCACGGGCCAGGGCGTTCGCGCGATCGTCCTGACCCTGGAGCTCATGCCTGAACACGCCGTCCCCGGCGCGTTGCGTGCGCGGCTCTACGCATTGCTCGAAGCCGAGATCGCGGGCGTGACCGACGATTGGCAGACGAAACGGCCGTGGTTCGTGCGCGGCGATAATCCCATCACGAACCAGTGGGTACTGCCTACCGAGGGCCTGGTTTCGGCGTGTCTTGCCGTAGGCAAAGACCGGTTTCCCGACGCCTACGAACTGGGCGTCGGGAATCTGTTGAAGGCGCTGGATGCCCACGGTGCGAACGGCGAATTCGAAGAGGGTGTCGGGTACGCGTCGTTCACTGTAACCTCAATGCTTCATGCCGCTCATGCCATGGCGGTGCACGGCGATCGGCGCGCGCTCGAGCATCCTTTTCTTTCGCGGTTCCCCACCTGGCTGATCCACCACCTGCAGCCGGGCGACATGCTCATCAACTGTTTCGACGCGGGTCCCGCCTACGGCGCCGCGGACCGCATCCGGCCCCTGCTGTCGCTGCTCGCCGTATGTACCGGCAGCGCGGAAGCGCGGTGGGCATTGACGTATCAGGTGGGCGGTCCGTCGGATGACCTGCCGGGACTTGCCGCGCGGGCGCTGCCTTCCGCGGAGACTGTCCAACCTCCGCTCTTCGCCTATTACGAGCGCGCCACCCGGGTCAACTGGCGCAGCAGTTGGAACGACGGCGCCACGGGCGTCTGGGTCCGCGGGGGACATCCCACGGACCAGCACGATCACCAGGATCGCGGACACGTCAACTTCATCGCCCACGGCAAACCTGTTCTTATCGAAGCGGGCACGCCCGCCTACCACCACCCGCTCATGATGACCCATTACACGACCGGCGCCGGCCACAACGTGCTGCAACTCGGCGCCGTCTTCCCTGAATCCAACGCCGAAGCGGGTCAACTGGTCCAGCTTCCCGGATGGCAGAAGAACGGGGGCGTCGCGCCCATCACGGTACAGCGCCTCGACGACTCCGGCGGCGACGTGACGGTTGACGGCACGGCCTGTTACGAAGGCCTCGAAATATGGCGCCGGCACGTTGCCTGGGACGCGGAGCGCCTCGTGGTGAACGATGAAGTGGCGCTCGCGGGAGAAACCCGGGACATCATCCTCTTCCGGTGGCATCTGGGAACGAAAGACCGCGCCGTCATCGATGGCGAGGGGACATCTTTTTCCGTTTCCTGGCCGGGCGCGGCGCTTTCTTTCGAAGGCTCGGCGCCGCTCGTGCTCGAACTGCTCCCTATGCCTGACAACACCCTCGAGGGACACACGGGCGAGGCCGAGCCGGGCAATTACCATACCTGCATCGTCGTGAAAACCGCCCAGCCCTGTACAGCCTTTTCACTGGACACCGAGGCAATCGCTCAACCCTCGGGATGA
- the ssb gene encoding single-stranded DNA-binding protein: MSDLRMPDLNRVFLAGRLTRDPELRYLPSGTPLCRMGVAVTRVYKTREGERREETLFVDVVAWRGTAEYCGENLKKGRPIMVEGSLRSDQWEDKNTGQKRTKIEVQADRIQTLDWDSDSGSGSKPAPREIEEPVPEDDVPF; encoded by the coding sequence ATGTCGGATCTGCGAATGCCGGACTTGAACAGGGTCTTCTTGGCGGGGCGCCTTACGCGTGACCCCGAACTGCGCTACCTCCCGAGCGGCACCCCTCTATGCCGAATGGGGGTGGCAGTCACCCGGGTATACAAGACCCGCGAAGGCGAACGGCGCGAAGAAACGCTGTTCGTCGATGTCGTAGCGTGGCGCGGCACCGCCGAGTATTGCGGCGAAAACCTCAAGAAGGGCCGCCCAATCATGGTGGAAGGCTCTCTGCGCAGCGACCAGTGGGAAGACAAGAACACCGGCCAGAAACGCACCAAAATCGAGGTGCAGGCAGACCGTATCCAAACGTTGGATTGGGACTCGGACAGCGGTTCCGGCAGCAAACCCGCCCCGCGGGAAATCGAAGAGCCGGTCCCCGAGGACGACGTCCCCTTCTGA
- the cysC gene encoding adenylyl-sulfate kinase, which yields MTDTKSTNITWHESNITKEDREKLNGHKAAVIWFTGLSGSGKSTIAHAVEQALYDRGCHTIVLDGDNIRHGLNKNLGFSPEDREENIRRIGEVAKLFTEAGVIAMTAFISPYRADRDKARQLARDRAFIEVYVKCAVDVCEQRDVKGLYKKARAGEIKEFTGISAPYEEPLNPEVVVDTGVETLQESARKVLSYLEEQGIVPLRRA from the coding sequence ATGACGGACACCAAAAGCACAAACATTACGTGGCACGAATCGAATATCACGAAGGAAGACCGGGAGAAGCTGAACGGCCATAAGGCGGCGGTGATATGGTTCACGGGGCTCTCGGGTTCGGGAAAATCGACCATCGCCCACGCCGTCGAGCAAGCGCTGTATGACCGGGGTTGCCACACCATCGTCCTGGATGGGGATAACATCCGCCATGGCCTCAACAAGAACCTTGGCTTTTCGCCGGAAGACCGGGAAGAGAATATCCGGCGCATCGGCGAGGTAGCCAAACTGTTTACGGAAGCAGGGGTAATAGCGATGACGGCGTTCATCTCGCCGTACCGCGCGGACCGCGACAAGGCCCGGCAACTCGCGCGTGACCGGGCGTTCATCGAGGTTTACGTGAAATGTGCGGTCGACGTGTGCGAGCAGCGGGATGTCAAGGGGCTGTATAAGAAGGCCCGTGCGGGTGAAATCAAGGAGTTTACGGGCATTTCGGCGCCGTATGAAGAGCCTTTGAACCCGGAAGTCGTGGTGGATACGGGGGTGGAAACGCTCCAGGAATCGGCCCGGAAAGTGCTCTCATATCTTGAAGAACAGGGCATTGTCCCCCTGCGCCGGGCATAG
- the rplI gene encoding 50S ribosomal protein L9, whose product MKVILSENVAHLGDMGATVNVSDGYARNYLFPRKLAVPADSGSAKEMEHQRRIIARREEKVRAELGQEAKALEGQTVEIKARAGENEKIFGSVTSAMIAQKLLELGYKFDRKQIELDEPIKSLGIYTVPVRLMKGITANIKVWVSAEEPEAPAQAEAVEAIPAEAAAADAAESQKETAESASSEE is encoded by the coding sequence GTGAAGGTGATCCTGAGTGAGAATGTGGCGCATCTTGGCGACATGGGCGCCACGGTCAATGTGTCGGATGGTTACGCCCGCAACTACTTGTTTCCGCGAAAGCTGGCGGTGCCCGCGGACTCGGGCAGCGCGAAGGAGATGGAGCATCAGCGCCGGATCATCGCCCGCCGCGAAGAAAAGGTTCGCGCCGAACTGGGCCAGGAAGCCAAGGCGCTCGAGGGCCAGACCGTCGAGATTAAGGCGCGGGCTGGCGAAAACGAGAAGATCTTTGGCTCAGTCACATCGGCCATGATCGCCCAGAAGCTGCTCGAATTGGGCTACAAGTTCGACCGGAAGCAGATCGAACTGGACGAACCCATCAAGAGTCTGGGCATCTACACGGTGCCGGTGCGCCTCATGAAAGGCATCACGGCGAACATCAAGGTGTGGGTGAGCGCCGAAGAGCCCGAAGCGCCCGCCCAGGCCGAAGCGGTGGAGGCCATCCCGGCCGAAGCTGCCGCCGCCGACGCGGCGGAATCCCAGAAGGAAACAGCCGAGTCAGCATCTTCCGAGGAGTAA
- a CDS encoding cell division FtsA domain-containing protein, whose product MRHRADIVGAVDFGSREIRVLIGRQESDGAVRIIGHGTAPGHGCVSQGVIQDRNAAQVALKKALAGAEKEARAKVRSLFCGINGKNVETFIREGNVKVEGELVERVHMAEARDIASRDILAPGKRIASSISAQEWYVDDLRVLDPIGICGQVLKTRVHFARLPAAIEDNLVACIESQGRELEDMIFLPLAASLGTLTPEDMELGVAVIDFGRSTTGLAVFRDFRILGSHSFEWGGYHITRDVAAGLQVTFEEADELILEYGISDEFIRREFNEEEQEEEPEPEPEGPAPRHRDRKEPARIKLKTVVSGAPSIVEQSELDMIIFERAKELLVKIRQHLNARGLAKNLVRGIVLTGGASVIKNYVALAEALFQVPVRVGQPNSVEILPHEVKAPEFAASVGIVRHAFEYRTAVRHGRVEARGAMRSSAKRLAGFLRKYFF is encoded by the coding sequence GTGCGGCACCGGGCAGACATAGTCGGAGCAGTTGATTTCGGTTCGCGCGAGATCCGCGTGCTGATAGGACGCCAGGAATCGGACGGCGCGGTGCGGATCATCGGGCACGGGACGGCGCCGGGTCACGGCTGCGTTTCACAGGGCGTCATCCAGGATCGCAACGCGGCGCAGGTGGCGCTCAAGAAGGCCTTGGCCGGCGCCGAAAAGGAAGCCCGGGCCAAGGTGCGGTCGCTGTTCTGCGGCATCAACGGCAAGAACGTCGAGACCTTCATCCGCGAGGGCAACGTCAAGGTCGAGGGAGAACTCGTCGAACGGGTCCACATGGCCGAGGCTCGGGACATCGCCTCGCGCGATATTCTGGCGCCCGGCAAACGCATTGCCTCATCTATCTCCGCGCAGGAATGGTACGTCGACGACCTGCGGGTGCTGGACCCCATCGGGATCTGCGGGCAAGTGCTCAAGACGCGGGTGCATTTCGCGCGGCTGCCCGCGGCGATCGAAGACAACCTCGTGGCCTGCATCGAATCGCAGGGCCGGGAACTAGAAGACATGATCTTCCTGCCTCTGGCGGCTTCCCTGGGCACCTTGACCCCGGAGGATATGGAACTCGGGGTCGCGGTGATCGATTTCGGGCGCAGCACTACGGGGCTTGCCGTATTCCGCGATTTCCGCATCCTAGGCAGCCACAGTTTTGAATGGGGCGGCTACCACATCACGCGCGACGTCGCGGCCGGTCTCCAGGTCACCTTCGAGGAAGCCGACGAGCTCATCCTTGAATACGGCATCTCCGACGAGTTCATCCGGCGCGAGTTCAACGAAGAGGAACAAGAGGAAGAACCCGAGCCCGAGCCGGAAGGCCCCGCGCCGCGCCACCGTGACCGCAAAGAACCGGCCCGGATCAAGTTGAAGACCGTCGTTTCGGGCGCACCCTCGATTGTCGAACAGAGCGAACTCGATATGATCATCTTCGAGCGGGCCAAGGAATTGCTGGTCAAGATCCGCCAGCACCTGAACGCGCGCGGTCTCGCCAAGAACCTGGTGCGCGGGATCGTGCTGACCGGCGGCGCCAGCGTCATCAAGAACTACGTCGCTCTGGCCGAAGCCCTGTTCCAGGTCCCCGTCCGCGTAGGCCAGCCCAACTCGGTTGAGATTCTGCCCCACGAGGTCAAGGCGCCCGAATTCGCCGCCAGCGTGGGCATTGTGCGCCACGCGTTCGAATACCGGACCGCCGTCCGTCACGGCCGGGTCGAAGCCCGCGGCGCCATGCGCTCAAGCGCGAAACGCCTGGCGGGGTTCCTGAGAAAGTACTTCTTTTAA
- the rpsF gene encoding 30S ribosomal protein S6, whose protein sequence is MRTYEALYIVHPEVKDDEIQTIAKNVEKLVTDNGGAVVRSEIQGKRKLAYEVRRCTEGCYVLLRFQAEPEFITRLEGYFRLTENIIRSLVVYFDEHTLRLEAEQERRKQAEVQTAHAARPFDDEDDDDRGRRRRPSRYRDEDDDEDEDDDRDRGRRRRPARSAASDDD, encoded by the coding sequence GTGCGGACATACGAAGCGCTCTACATCGTTCATCCGGAAGTGAAGGACGATGAGATCCAGACGATAGCCAAGAACGTCGAAAAGCTCGTGACGGACAACGGCGGAGCTGTCGTGCGCTCGGAGATCCAGGGCAAACGCAAACTGGCCTACGAGGTCAGGCGATGCACAGAGGGCTGCTATGTGTTGCTGCGGTTCCAAGCGGAGCCGGAGTTCATAACGCGGTTGGAAGGCTACTTCCGTCTGACCGAAAACATCATTCGCAGTCTCGTGGTCTATTTCGACGAGCACACGTTGCGTCTCGAAGCCGAACAGGAGCGCCGCAAACAGGCGGAGGTCCAAACCGCCCACGCGGCACGGCCGTTCGATGACGAGGATGACGACGATCGCGGCCGCCGGAGACGGCCCTCGCGTTACCGTGATGAAGATGACGACGAGGATGAGGACGACGATCGTGACCGCGGACGCCGGAGACGGCCCGCGCGGTCGGCTGCATCCGATGACGATTAA
- the rpsR gene encoding 30S ribosomal protein S18 gives MARAMGKRSKRRKKKKRGSSRAKVCRLTVDRVVYIDYKDVNLLKHYVTERGKIIPRRITGATAQHQRMLTRAIKLARQIALLPYVAE, from the coding sequence ATGGCAAGAGCAATGGGTAAACGGTCGAAACGGCGCAAGAAGAAAAAGCGCGGTTCCAGCCGGGCCAAGGTCTGCCGGTTAACGGTCGACCGGGTCGTTTATATCGATTACAAAGACGTGAACCTTCTCAAACACTATGTTACGGAGCGAGGGAAGATCATTCCTCGCCGCATTACCGGAGCAACCGCCCAGCATCAACGCATGTTGACGCGCGCCATAAAGCTGGCGCGCCAGATTGCGCTGTTGCCTTACGTGGCGGAGTGA
- a CDS encoding ABC transporter ATP-binding protein: MTLLEVQDVSLRLDGKQVLGGVSAGFKPGKVYAIVGPNGAGKSTLANVIMGLPGYTGFEGDIVYRGQSLKGVPVDERARRGMTLAWQEPARFEGLSVHRFVTAGAKTSNGRDLAASALRQVGLDPARYLNRAVDKTLSGGERKRIELASILAIEPALVLMDEPDSGIDVEALDQMFQAIHTLKEKGSTVILITHSRVVLRQAENAYLLCDGRVIEEGPVKRIGQYFENRCVQCDHANEPDPREAP; encoded by the coding sequence ATGACACTTCTGGAAGTGCAGGATGTCTCTCTTCGGCTTGACGGCAAGCAGGTGTTGGGTGGCGTATCGGCGGGCTTCAAACCGGGAAAGGTGTATGCAATCGTCGGACCCAACGGTGCGGGCAAATCTACTTTGGCAAACGTGATCATGGGCTTGCCCGGATATACCGGTTTCGAGGGAGACATTGTTTACCGGGGCCAATCGCTGAAAGGCGTGCCGGTAGATGAACGTGCGCGGCGCGGGATGACCCTGGCCTGGCAGGAGCCCGCGCGTTTCGAAGGCCTGTCGGTGCACAGATTCGTAACGGCCGGAGCGAAGACCTCGAACGGCCGGGATCTCGCCGCTTCGGCATTGCGCCAGGTGGGGCTCGATCCCGCCAGATACCTGAACCGCGCCGTCGACAAGACCCTCAGCGGGGGCGAACGCAAACGCATCGAGTTGGCCTCGATCCTCGCCATCGAACCGGCCCTGGTTCTGATGGACGAACCCGACTCGGGCATCGACGTCGAGGCCCTGGACCAGATGTTCCAGGCCATTCACACGCTCAAGGAAAAGGGTTCCACCGTCATTCTGATTACCCACAGCCGCGTCGTGCTGCGCCAGGCGGAAAACGCCTATCTCTTGTGCGACGGACGCGTCATCGAGGAGGGACCGGTCAAACGGATCGGCCAGTATTTCGAGAACCGGTGCGTGCAGTGCGACCACGCTAACG
- the dnaB gene encoding replicative DNA helicase translates to MATRPKTDPVFDRTPPHDIDAERAVLGAMLLDPDAIGTAVEILRETPSEVFYAQAHQHLYGAILSLFRDRTAVDSTTLVHQLTREGTLEGAGGATYVAELTSAVPTSANIEHYARIVLDTAVLRRTITICTRVIGKAYEGREDVNFLLDSAEADIFAIAEKRQLNPIQHVSQLLKPAVEKIESIIKSHSGITGIATGFDKLDELLSGLQASDMVILAARPSVGKTALALNMARHIAVRGSKSVLIFSLEMAKEQLVQRMICMEGEIDSGKLRTGFLAKHVFKKLQMAAGHLNNAPIFIDDTPNISILELRSKSRRHASQHQLDLIIIDYLQLMNAGARAENRQQEIAEISRAVKGLARELKVPVLALSQLSREAEKDDSGIPKLSHLRESGAIEQDADVVLMLSRLAADEGAHMHQNKVRLDVAKQRNGPTGYFHLLFDKPVQRFRDLEEGPAAARTQEPPPGVGEYEPEDYDVPPAGDGDIPF, encoded by the coding sequence GTGGCTACGCGCCCCAAGACCGACCCGGTTTTTGACCGTACGCCGCCCCACGACATCGACGCGGAGCGGGCGGTGCTTGGCGCCATGCTGCTCGACCCCGATGCCATTGGAACCGCCGTCGAGATCCTGCGCGAAACCCCGTCGGAAGTGTTTTACGCTCAGGCGCACCAGCACCTCTACGGGGCCATTTTGTCGCTGTTCCGCGACCGGACGGCGGTGGATTCCACGACCCTGGTTCACCAGCTCACTCGCGAAGGCACGCTCGAGGGCGCCGGCGGCGCAACCTATGTCGCCGAACTGACCAGCGCGGTACCCACCTCGGCCAATATCGAGCACTATGCCCGCATCGTGCTCGATACGGCGGTGCTGCGGCGCACCATTACCATATGCACCCGCGTCATCGGCAAGGCCTACGAAGGGCGCGAAGACGTCAATTTTCTTCTCGACAGCGCGGAGGCCGACATCTTCGCGATCGCCGAGAAGCGCCAGTTGAACCCCATTCAACACGTAAGCCAGCTGCTGAAACCCGCCGTCGAGAAGATCGAAAGCATCATCAAGTCGCACAGCGGCATAACGGGCATCGCAACGGGGTTCGACAAGCTGGATGAACTTCTCTCGGGTCTGCAGGCCTCTGACATGGTCATCCTGGCTGCGCGGCCCTCGGTGGGCAAGACCGCCCTGGCCCTCAACATGGCTCGCCACATTGCCGTGCGCGGTTCCAAGTCCGTGCTCATCTTCAGCCTGGAAATGGCCAAGGAACAGCTCGTCCAGCGCATGATCTGCATGGAAGGCGAGATTGACTCGGGGAAACTGCGTACCGGATTCCTGGCAAAGCACGTCTTCAAGAAGCTCCAGATGGCCGCGGGACACCTTAACAATGCTCCTATTTTTATTGACGATACCCCGAACATCAGCATCCTGGAGCTGCGGTCCAAGAGCCGCCGGCACGCGTCCCAGCACCAGCTGGACCTCATCATCATTGATTACCTCCAATTGATGAACGCGGGCGCGCGCGCCGAGAACCGGCAGCAGGAAATCGCCGAGATATCCCGCGCCGTGAAAGGGCTTGCCCGCGAACTCAAAGTGCCCGTTCTCGCCTTGTCGCAATTGAGCCGCGAAGCCGAGAAAGACGACTCCGGCATCCCCAAGCTGTCGCACCTCCGGGAATCGGGTGCTATCGAACAGGACGCCGACGTGGTCCTCATGTTGTCGCGTCTGGCCGCGGACGAGGGCGCGCACATGCACCAGAACAAAGTGCGCCTGGACGTCGCCAAACAGCGCAACGGCCCCACGGGCTATTTCCATTTGCTGTTCGACAAACCGGTCCAGCGTTTCCGCGACCTCGAAGAGGGGCCTGCCGCGGCCCGTACGCAGGAGCCGCCTCCGGGTGTCGGCGAATATGAGCCCGAAGATTACGACGTACCTCCCGCCGGCGACGGCGACATACCGTTCTGA